In Deinococcus sp. Leaf326, a single genomic region encodes these proteins:
- a CDS encoding ABC transporter substrate-binding protein: MKQKKVLLSVSLLGAALLGSANAAPGAWKGTITMYVQEYTPNWPDAAKPLKAFQQIADEYQKANPGIQIKFSTTPIPDNDTNVRVKAAAGELFDVYWAQSSSLNSTLPKGVASDLSPAFAQPNPYIPGNKAWQDVMNKTQVAENRAPNGSVYVLSADNVAFTIFYNKDLFKKAGIAKPPTSWPELLAVSKKLKAAGINPFHQVPSYPWWGNFFVTDFYGKDFARLTRFDGQPGQSGLDEAVAINKGILSPKDPRFMSWWPTFKQLTDTWPRDYLTLDASKNYDAFNQDFVGGKSAMIFEGSYSIRGLQDLGAKFAVGAFNFPTLTKAQSPYATGTYVANSVGGNGSFQYAISTPLANKTMRETGKSAAVLDWMRYFGTPKNVQRIIAENATYVPTWPGVNAPLSASFDSTPFKQQATKPRLELNVGSAAPGLGWTDMQRIFGLYLAGNITIDQAKTQVQTLLDKSANDYARKNKVDFSKYK, encoded by the coding sequence ATGAAGCAAAAGAAAGTCCTGTTGAGCGTGTCGTTGCTCGGCGCTGCACTGCTCGGTTCCGCCAACGCTGCTCCCGGTGCCTGGAAGGGCACCATCACTATGTACGTGCAGGAGTACACCCCCAACTGGCCCGACGCGGCCAAACCCCTCAAGGCCTTTCAGCAGATCGCCGACGAATACCAGAAGGCCAATCCTGGAATTCAGATCAAGTTCAGTACGACACCTATTCCCGACAACGACACCAACGTGCGCGTGAAGGCGGCGGCTGGTGAGCTGTTCGACGTCTACTGGGCGCAGTCGAGCAGCCTGAACAGCACGCTGCCCAAGGGCGTCGCGTCTGATCTCTCGCCGGCCTTTGCCCAGCCCAATCCCTATATTCCGGGGAACAAGGCTTGGCAGGACGTGATGAATAAGACCCAGGTCGCCGAGAACCGTGCGCCCAACGGATCGGTCTACGTTCTGAGTGCCGACAACGTGGCTTTCACGATTTTCTACAACAAGGATCTGTTCAAGAAGGCCGGCATTGCCAAGCCGCCTACCTCCTGGCCCGAACTTCTTGCGGTTTCGAAGAAGCTCAAGGCGGCCGGTATCAATCCCTTCCATCAGGTCCCTTCGTATCCGTGGTGGGGCAACTTCTTCGTCACTGATTTTTACGGCAAGGACTTTGCGCGGTTGACCCGCTTTGATGGGCAGCCGGGGCAGTCGGGTCTGGATGAGGCGGTCGCCATCAACAAGGGCATCCTCAGCCCCAAGGACCCGCGCTTCATGTCGTGGTGGCCGACCTTCAAGCAACTGACCGATACCTGGCCCCGCGACTACCTGACCCTCGACGCTTCCAAGAACTACGACGCCTTCAATCAGGATTTCGTGGGTGGCAAATCGGCGATGATCTTCGAGGGCAGCTACTCGATCCGGGGTCTGCAGGACCTGGGCGCCAAGTTTGCGGTCGGTGCCTTCAACTTTCCGACGCTCACCAAGGCCCAGAGCCCCTATGCGACCGGAACCTACGTCGCCAACTCGGTGGGGGGCAATGGGTCGTTCCAGTACGCTATCAGCACGCCGCTCGCCAACAAGACTATGCGTGAGACGGGGAAGAGTGCGGCGGTCCTCGACTGGATGCGGTATTTCGGCACCCCGAAGAATGTGCAGCGCATCATCGCGGAGAACGCAACCTATGTGCCCACCTGGCCGGGCGTGAACGCGCCGCTCTCTGCGAGTTTCGATAGTACGCCGTTCAAGCAGCAGGCGACCAAGCCGCGCTTGGAGCTGAACGTAGGCAGCGCCGCGCCGGGTTTGGGCTGGACTGACATGCAGCGTATCTTCGGCCTGTATCTGGCCGGGAATATTACGATCGATCAGGCCAAGACGCAGGTACAGACTTTGCTCGATAAGTCGGCCAACGATTACGCCCGCAAGAACAAGGTCGATTTCTCCAAGTACAAGTGA
- a CDS encoding carbohydrate ABC transporter permease, which produces MTTSSQGDLPSPVVSPVLRAPQRPLRRLREGWPAYLFVLPSVVLMAYFSYVPAYTAITRAFTDWDGLNVPTFTGLENFQRALTDPVMGQAALNAGIWVVLGLLLAVIPPLLIAELIFNLRGERRQYAWRSLFVVPIVVPSLVLLLMWGTFFRSDGLINTVLSSVGLGAWRHDWLSDPSTALYSLIFLGFPYVDVFFLLLLYSGLQNIGTEVFEAGKIDGATGWRRVLYLDLPLLKPQLGLIVLLSIIGNVQYFISPLVLTSGGPGYATTVPALLMYNTATRNGEYGYAMAIAVLLMLVVIVLTGASRLIGRERS; this is translated from the coding sequence ATGACCACTTCCTCTCAGGGTGACCTGCCCTCTCCGGTCGTCTCGCCTGTTCTGCGTGCACCCCAGCGGCCTCTGCGGCGGCTGCGCGAGGGGTGGCCGGCCTATCTGTTTGTTCTGCCGAGCGTTGTGCTTATGGCCTATTTCTCCTATGTTCCTGCCTATACGGCCATCACGCGGGCCTTTACCGACTGGGACGGATTGAACGTTCCGACTTTTACGGGCCTGGAAAATTTCCAGCGGGCCTTGACCGACCCGGTGATGGGTCAGGCGGCGCTCAATGCCGGTATCTGGGTGGTGCTGGGCTTGCTGTTGGCCGTCATTCCGCCTCTCCTGATCGCCGAGCTGATCTTCAATCTGCGTGGTGAGCGGCGTCAGTATGCGTGGCGGAGTCTGTTCGTGGTGCCCATTGTGGTGCCTTCGCTCGTGCTGCTGCTCATGTGGGGGACGTTCTTCCGGAGTGACGGTCTGATCAATACAGTGCTGAGTAGCGTGGGCTTGGGTGCCTGGCGGCATGACTGGCTCAGCGATCCGTCGACCGCGCTCTACAGCCTGATTTTCCTGGGGTTCCCGTATGTCGATGTGTTTTTTCTGCTGCTGCTCTATTCGGGACTTCAGAACATCGGGACGGAGGTGTTCGAGGCAGGCAAGATTGATGGGGCGACGGGGTGGCGACGGGTTCTGTATCTTGACCTGCCCCTGCTTAAGCCGCAGCTTGGTCTGATCGTTCTGTTGTCGATTATCGGTAACGTGCAGTATTTCATCAGTCCGCTGGTTCTGACCTCGGGTGGGCCCGGCTACGCGACGACTGTGCCGGCTCTGCTGATGTACAACACAGCGACCCGCAACGGTGAGTACGGTTACGCGATGGCTATTGCTGTTCTGCTGATGCTGGTCGTGATTGTCCTGACCGGTGCTTCGCGGTTGATTGGTCGGGAGCGTTCATGA
- a CDS encoding carbohydrate ABC transporter permease, with product MSRRSLTAGELVRNAILLVLALLSLFPVYFSLVNSLKSPVQYAENLLNLPATLHPENYVLAWEQIKGPLFNSVIVTLSSVLATVIFAALSAYALALIDFPGRRLLFGLIFALLLVPDFLTLIPLYVQIKSLTLPSNYLAIILPTVAAGQPFAILVLYAAFRAMPRDMLEAARLDGAGHWALLRSIVLPLSLPILVSVSIIRLVPVWNDFLLPSLVLDEVHRTVPVALVGFQGGGAATGSTPNYGALMASYVLSALPLVVLFLFLMRSYVQGVTSGGVKA from the coding sequence ATGAGTCGCCGTTCCTTGACTGCGGGCGAGCTTGTGCGAAACGCGATATTGCTGGTGCTGGCGCTTCTCTCGTTGTTCCCGGTGTATTTCAGTTTGGTGAACTCGCTCAAAAGTCCAGTACAGTATGCCGAGAATCTCCTGAATTTGCCGGCTACTCTGCATCCGGAGAACTATGTGCTTGCCTGGGAACAGATCAAAGGACCGTTGTTCAACTCGGTGATCGTGACCCTGTCCAGTGTGCTGGCGACGGTTATCTTCGCGGCCCTGAGTGCCTATGCGTTGGCACTGATTGATTTTCCTGGGCGCCGTCTGTTGTTCGGTCTGATTTTTGCCCTGCTTCTGGTGCCGGATTTTCTGACCCTGATTCCGCTGTATGTGCAGATCAAATCTCTGACCTTGCCGAGTAACTATCTGGCAATCATTCTTCCTACGGTGGCCGCAGGGCAACCGTTTGCCATTTTGGTGTTGTACGCCGCTTTCCGGGCGATGCCGCGTGACATGCTCGAAGCGGCGCGTCTTGACGGCGCCGGCCACTGGGCTTTGTTGCGTTCGATAGTGCTGCCCCTTAGTCTGCCGATTCTGGTGAGTGTGAGCATTATCCGCCTGGTACCGGTCTGGAACGATTTTCTTCTCCCTTCGCTAGTTCTGGATGAGGTCCACCGGACTGTTCCTGTTGCGCTTGTCGGTTTTCAGGGTGGTGGCGCGGCGACGGGCTCGACCCCTAATTACGGTGCCTTGATGGCTTCGTATGTCCTCTCTGCTTTGCCCCTGGTCGTGCTGTTTCTTTTCCTGATGCGTTCTTATGTTCAGGGTGTGACAAGTGGAGGAGTGAAGGCCTGA
- a CDS encoding HD domain-containing phosphohydrolase, which yields MSDTSPTPPTSPEAPSASGLDHARLRNLRDAATALLETDPREALRLARACESLEGAADDGVVTGPTLLLTGKALMAASDFHSARTSMEQALALFGAAGDLAGLAESHSALGKIFLNIGLLELSVEHLEHSLDLTGRHTFLGSRAIMAGTFNQLAGVRYIQGEVGDAVALLHRSLQIWQEDGNFLGQVQCLINIGNTQSALAQYSEAVKTFSRAYKLQHQNSQNFKLEATLLHNLARTHHLDGDNPRAIKMLGSAYTAAQASQDKQVEASVALSLGTFHLQAANIGEAQLYLETALDLCRGMSYPFGELSALNSLGNLYEKTGQSLLAYVTYHDALAIALSIGSTQGELEARLNLGRFYLHSHSWEDALTQLQLALELAERTQSAKEAATAHETLCDLHKARGDAAQALHHSEELRRLERELFNAERDRQTRNLSIQFEVERAQREADSYRLRTELEQEARQMAERQVEERTAELAQAQYEVVTRLAMAAEYRDGTTGDHTRRVGVMSARLARALGWTEARAELLGIAARLHDVGKMGIPDSILLKSGRLEAGEFTQMQTHTLIGATILSGGHSELLQLAEEIALTHHERWDGCGYPRRLAGTQIPLSGRIVAVADVYDALTQVRPYKKAWGHGDAVQELRAQAGRHFDPEVVEAALSVLCGPEDLQA from the coding sequence GTGTCCGACACATCTCCAACCCCCCCGACCAGCCCGGAGGCGCCCAGCGCCTCCGGGCTGGATCATGCGCGGCTTAGGAATCTACGGGACGCGGCCACCGCCCTGCTGGAGACCGACCCCAGAGAGGCCCTACGGCTCGCGCGGGCCTGTGAAAGCCTGGAAGGCGCGGCCGACGACGGCGTGGTGACAGGTCCGACTCTGCTGCTGACCGGAAAAGCACTTATGGCGGCCTCTGATTTTCACAGCGCCCGCACCAGCATGGAGCAGGCCCTGGCGCTGTTCGGAGCGGCCGGAGATCTGGCTGGCCTCGCCGAGAGCCACAGTGCACTCGGCAAAATCTTTCTCAATATCGGCCTGCTCGAGCTGTCGGTCGAACATCTCGAACACTCTCTGGACCTCACGGGCCGGCACACCTTCCTGGGGTCCAGGGCCATCATGGCGGGCACGTTCAACCAGCTCGCCGGCGTCCGGTACATTCAGGGCGAAGTCGGCGACGCGGTGGCCCTGCTGCACCGGTCCCTACAGATCTGGCAGGAAGATGGCAACTTTCTGGGACAGGTGCAGTGCCTGATCAACATCGGCAACACGCAGTCCGCGCTCGCGCAGTACAGCGAGGCCGTCAAGACGTTTTCCAGAGCCTACAAGCTCCAGCATCAGAACAGCCAGAACTTCAAGCTCGAGGCGACCCTCCTGCACAACCTGGCCCGGACGCACCATCTCGACGGCGACAATCCACGCGCCATCAAGATGCTCGGCTCGGCCTACACCGCGGCCCAGGCCTCACAGGACAAGCAGGTTGAGGCCTCTGTCGCGCTGAGTCTCGGCACCTTTCACCTTCAAGCCGCAAACATCGGCGAAGCCCAGCTATATCTGGAAACGGCCCTGGACCTGTGCCGCGGGATGAGCTACCCGTTCGGTGAACTCAGCGCCCTGAACAGCCTGGGCAACCTCTATGAGAAGACCGGGCAATCCCTTCTGGCCTACGTGACCTACCACGACGCCCTGGCCATCGCCCTGAGCATCGGCTCGACGCAGGGCGAACTGGAAGCCCGGCTCAACCTCGGACGGTTCTACCTGCACTCGCACTCCTGGGAAGATGCACTCACCCAGCTTCAACTCGCCCTCGAACTGGCCGAGCGGACCCAGAGCGCCAAGGAGGCGGCCACCGCGCATGAAACGCTGTGCGACCTGCACAAGGCCCGGGGCGACGCTGCACAGGCCCTGCACCACAGCGAGGAGTTGCGCCGGCTCGAACGAGAACTATTCAATGCCGAGCGCGACCGGCAGACCCGCAACCTGAGCATCCAGTTCGAGGTCGAGCGGGCCCAGCGCGAGGCCGATTCGTACCGGCTGCGCACCGAACTCGAGCAGGAGGCCCGGCAGATGGCCGAGCGACAGGTCGAGGAGCGCACCGCCGAGCTGGCCCAGGCGCAGTACGAGGTCGTGACCCGGCTGGCGATGGCCGCCGAGTACCGCGACGGAACGACCGGCGACCACACCCGCCGGGTGGGAGTCATGAGCGCCCGCCTGGCCCGGGCCCTGGGCTGGACGGAAGCGCGCGCCGAACTGCTGGGCATTGCGGCGCGGCTGCACGACGTGGGCAAAATGGGCATTCCCGACAGCATCCTGCTCAAGTCCGGCCGACTCGAAGCCGGGGAATTTACCCAGATGCAGACACACACCTTGATCGGGGCGACGATCCTGTCGGGCGGGCACTCCGAACTGCTGCAACTGGCCGAGGAGATCGCCCTGACCCACCACGAACGGTGGGACGGCTGCGGCTATCCGCGCCGGCTGGCCGGCACGCAGATTCCGCTGTCCGGGCGCATCGTCGCGGTCGCCGACGTATACGACGCCCTGACCCAGGTCCGGCCCTACAAGAAGGCCTGGGGGCACGGGGACGCGGTGCAGGAACTGCGCGCCCAGGCCGGCCGGCACTTCGACCCCGAGGTGGTCGAAGCGGCTCTGAGCGTTCTGTGTGGCCCAGAAGACCTGCAAGCCTAG
- a CDS encoding CheR family methyltransferase: MAEPTHSPQGPVAVVGIGGSAGALDGYERFFLSLPPQSGMAFVVVPHLDPRHRGLMPELLQRCTDLPVEAITDGLQVQADHVYVLPPGSGLSIMNGVLLLEDLGRTEGGLGQVIDRFFEALAADQGRRAVGVVLSGMGSDGTQGIQAIKEHFGIVLVQDPRTAEYPMMPRSAVSTQLANSVLPAEELAAQLYALVTRSHAASPGDLLGADGQPGAPMQKVLRLVRMRTGHDFTQYKRSTLVRRIDRRMKAHRLEDITQYIRLLQDNTDEVDALFRDFTINVTSFFRDTEAFDELKDQLRQYILTVKQDIDQFRVWVAGCSTGEEAYSVCIALHELMDELREVRVFKVQVFATDIDKEALERARYGLYPADIAYVVSSERLERFFQPKDDGYQVRPDIRDSIIFAQHSTFGDPPFTRLDLLCCRNMLIYLGTQLQRQILTVFHYALHPGGLLFLGASETTGHERDRFTLLSTRWKIYRRGEGTSGPLPLPFTPDQGSLPLLPEATFLPSPRSPRVNDVGQQAQRLLLSQYTPPAVVVNAAGDILYVNGRTARYLELPPGKLLVNIFEMVQEELRYELPAALRQASAERAEIVRRNLRLTAGGGLVLLDLTVRPMPQTQDPQFLIVFQEHGESPEQAAAPEQSDRLQVLERELQHSKEILQATIEQMGVSLEELKSTNEELQTTNEELQSSNEELTTSKEELQSLNEELVTINAEHQRVIHDLAQANDDMKNLLESAGIATVFLGNDLRIKRFTPRITRVINLMPVDIGRPITDISVNLNYEYLTRDIARVLDTLETYEAQVQTQDGQWYLMRVSPYRTSDNFIDGVVLAFTNINVVKALEAQVRESMEYAEAVLNSMQDPLLVLDRQLRIITANRTFYDLMYLTPAQVRSELLYTVANFVFDQPDLQRRLRELVTTDEVVSNYVIDLKVPQQGVRKMKVEAEAVDTKNADQPMFLFKMEDVTELLLRAAQDGSDLIGDARPGS, encoded by the coding sequence ATGGCCGAGCCGACGCACTCACCACAGGGGCCCGTCGCCGTCGTGGGCATCGGGGGATCGGCCGGGGCGCTCGACGGCTACGAACGGTTTTTTCTGAGCCTGCCGCCTCAGAGCGGTATGGCGTTCGTCGTGGTGCCGCACCTCGACCCCCGGCACCGGGGCCTGATGCCCGAGCTGCTGCAGCGCTGTACCGACCTGCCGGTCGAGGCCATTACCGACGGTCTCCAGGTGCAGGCCGACCACGTGTATGTCCTGCCACCCGGCTCCGGTCTGTCCATCATGAACGGCGTTCTCCTGCTTGAGGACCTCGGCCGCACCGAGGGTGGTCTGGGCCAGGTCATCGACCGGTTCTTCGAGGCGCTCGCCGCCGATCAGGGCCGGCGGGCCGTGGGCGTGGTGCTCTCGGGCATGGGCAGCGACGGCACCCAGGGGATTCAGGCCATCAAGGAGCATTTCGGGATCGTGCTCGTGCAGGACCCCCGGACTGCCGAGTATCCCATGATGCCCCGGAGCGCCGTCTCGACCCAGCTCGCCAACAGTGTTCTGCCTGCCGAGGAACTGGCCGCGCAGCTCTATGCGCTCGTCACGCGCTCGCACGCCGCCTCGCCGGGTGACCTGCTCGGCGCCGACGGGCAGCCGGGCGCCCCGATGCAGAAGGTCCTGCGCCTCGTGCGGATGCGCACCGGCCACGATTTCACGCAGTACAAGCGCAGCACCCTGGTGCGCCGCATCGACCGCCGGATGAAGGCCCACCGCCTGGAGGACATCACCCAGTACATCCGGCTGCTCCAGGACAATACCGACGAGGTCGACGCGCTGTTCCGGGACTTCACCATCAACGTGACCAGCTTCTTCCGGGACACCGAGGCCTTCGACGAACTCAAGGACCAGCTCCGGCAGTACATCCTGACCGTCAAGCAGGACATTGACCAGTTCCGGGTGTGGGTGGCAGGCTGCTCTACTGGTGAGGAGGCCTACTCGGTCTGCATCGCGCTGCACGAGCTGATGGACGAACTGCGCGAGGTGCGCGTCTTCAAGGTGCAGGTCTTCGCCACCGATATCGACAAGGAAGCGCTGGAGCGCGCCCGCTACGGCCTGTACCCGGCCGACATCGCCTACGTGGTTTCCTCCGAGCGGCTCGAACGTTTCTTTCAGCCCAAGGACGACGGCTATCAGGTGCGCCCCGACATCCGTGACAGCATCATCTTCGCGCAGCACAGCACTTTCGGGGACCCGCCTTTTACCCGCCTGGACCTGCTGTGTTGCCGCAACATGCTCATCTACCTGGGGACGCAGCTTCAGCGCCAGATTCTGACCGTCTTTCACTACGCCCTGCATCCGGGGGGGCTGCTGTTTCTGGGGGCCAGCGAAACGACCGGCCACGAACGCGACCGCTTCACGCTCCTGAGCACCCGTTGGAAGATCTACCGCCGGGGCGAGGGCACGTCCGGTCCACTGCCGCTGCCATTCACTCCGGACCAGGGCAGCCTGCCGCTCCTGCCCGAAGCCACCTTTTTGCCGTCTCCCCGGAGTCCGCGCGTCAATGACGTGGGTCAGCAGGCCCAGCGGCTGCTGCTTTCCCAGTACACTCCGCCCGCCGTCGTGGTCAATGCGGCCGGCGACATCCTGTATGTCAACGGCCGCACAGCCCGCTACCTGGAATTGCCGCCGGGTAAACTGCTCGTCAACATTTTCGAGATGGTCCAGGAGGAGCTGCGCTACGAGTTGCCCGCTGCCCTGCGGCAGGCCAGCGCCGAGCGTGCCGAGATCGTGCGGCGCAACCTGCGTCTGACAGCGGGCGGCGGCTTGGTGCTGCTCGACCTGACGGTGCGGCCCATGCCGCAGACCCAGGACCCACAATTCCTGATCGTCTTTCAGGAGCACGGCGAGTCTCCCGAACAGGCGGCGGCGCCCGAGCAGTCCGACCGCCTACAGGTCCTTGAGCGCGAGTTGCAGCACAGCAAGGAAATCTTGCAGGCCACTATCGAACAGATGGGCGTGTCCCTCGAAGAACTCAAGAGCACCAACGAGGAACTGCAGACGACCAACGAGGAACTGCAGAGCAGCAACGAGGAACTGACGACTTCAAAGGAAGAGCTCCAGTCGCTCAACGAGGAACTCGTCACCATCAACGCCGAGCACCAGCGGGTCATCCACGACCTCGCGCAGGCCAACGACGACATGAAGAACCTGCTCGAAAGCGCCGGCATCGCCACGGTCTTTCTGGGCAACGACCTGCGGATCAAGCGCTTCACGCCGCGCATCACCCGGGTCATCAATCTCATGCCGGTCGATATCGGCCGCCCCATCACCGATATCAGCGTCAACCTGAACTACGAGTACCTGACCCGCGACATCGCCCGCGTGCTCGACACCCTCGAGACCTACGAGGCCCAGGTGCAGACCCAGGACGGCCAGTGGTACCTCATGCGGGTCAGCCCCTACCGCACGTCGGACAACTTCATCGACGGCGTGGTGCTGGCCTTCACCAACATCAACGTGGTCAAGGCGCTCGAAGCCCAGGTGCGCGAATCGATGGAATACGCCGAGGCGGTGCTCAACAGTATGCAGGACCCGCTGCTGGTGCTCGACCGCCAGCTACGAATCATCACCGCCAATCGGACCTTTTACGACCTGATGTATCTCACGCCCGCGCAGGTCCGGTCCGAGCTACTGTACACAGTCGCCAACTTTGTCTTCGACCAGCCGGACCTGCAACGGAGACTGCGCGAACTCGTGACGACGGACGAGGTCGTCAGCAATTACGTCATTGACCTCAAAGTGCCCCAGCAAGGGGTCCGCAAGATGAAGGTGGAGGCCGAGGCGGTCGACACGAAAAACGCCGACCAGCCCATGTTCCTCTTCAAGATGGAGGACGTGACTGAACTGCTGCTGCGCGCCGCACAGGACGGCTCCGACCTGATCGGGGATGCACGACCCGGGAGCTGA
- a CDS encoding S8 family serine peptidase, whose product MRYDSVVSVPLQAGDTRESLAQAVGGEVLAWNDEGCAARMANDCNTLIGFNPKLSSAGVLNALSGRKVKVEANKDVFSGGGKITAIANGSIAIWAGGSIAIWAGGSIAIWAGGSIAIWAGGQYSPIPQNNTLWQQIKLERAQQLAPHLGKGVTVAVIDSGIDLQHPAFQGALTGASTWKDFAGGDNVPQEEGITGEGAYGHGTNVAGIILQIAPQAKIMPLRVLDADGSGDVANVAQAIRWAVQKGAQVINLSLGSTENSPAVQDAVEWATAQDVLVVASAGNENVGRITYPAANAAQGKAAANLLSVGSVDPQDLKSSFSNYGAALEIVGPGEHVYAPAPDGRMASWSGTSMAAPMTAGGLALALGEKLKVPVRSLTGAMAQTAGNIYAGEANAAYAGQLGQGRLDLAAFLGQTIR is encoded by the coding sequence GTGAGATACGACTCTGTCGTCTCCGTACCCCTTCAGGCCGGAGACACGCGCGAGTCGCTGGCGCAGGCTGTAGGGGGCGAGGTCCTGGCTTGGAACGACGAGGGCTGTGCAGCCCGGATGGCAAACGACTGCAATACGCTGATCGGCTTCAACCCGAAGCTGAGCAGCGCGGGCGTACTGAACGCACTGAGCGGCCGCAAAGTGAAAGTCGAAGCCAACAAGGACGTGTTCAGCGGCGGCGGGAAGATAACAGCCATAGCCAACGGCTCCATCGCCATTTGGGCCGGGGGTTCTATCGCGATCTGGGCGGGTGGCTCCATTGCCATCTGGGCCGGAGGGTCCATCGCCATCTGGGCAGGCGGGCAATACTCACCTATTCCTCAGAACAACACGCTGTGGCAGCAGATCAAACTGGAACGCGCGCAGCAGCTCGCGCCGCACCTTGGGAAGGGCGTGACCGTAGCCGTCATCGACTCCGGCATCGACCTGCAACATCCAGCTTTTCAGGGAGCTCTGACTGGCGCCTCGACCTGGAAGGATTTCGCCGGCGGCGACAACGTACCGCAGGAAGAAGGCATAACGGGCGAGGGCGCCTATGGCCACGGCACCAACGTGGCAGGAATCATCTTGCAGATAGCGCCCCAGGCCAAGATCATGCCCCTGCGGGTCCTCGACGCGGACGGCTCAGGCGACGTGGCAAACGTCGCGCAAGCCATCCGCTGGGCTGTGCAGAAGGGTGCCCAGGTCATCAACCTGAGCCTGGGAAGCACTGAGAATTCGCCGGCTGTACAGGACGCCGTCGAGTGGGCCACAGCCCAGGACGTGCTCGTGGTGGCCTCAGCTGGCAACGAGAACGTAGGCCGCATCACCTACCCTGCCGCCAACGCGGCCCAGGGCAAAGCCGCGGCCAACCTGCTCAGTGTCGGGAGTGTCGACCCGCAGGACCTCAAGTCGTCGTTCTCCAACTACGGCGCGGCGCTGGAAATCGTCGGGCCAGGCGAGCACGTCTATGCTCCTGCCCCGGACGGCCGCATGGCCTCCTGGAGCGGTACCTCCATGGCTGCTCCCATGACGGCGGGCGGACTGGCTCTGGCGCTGGGCGAAAAGCTCAAGGTCCCTGTCAGAAGCCTGACAGGCGCGATGGCCCAGACTGCCGGCAATATCTACGCGGGCGAGGCCAACGCCGCGTACGCTGGCCAACTAGGCCAGGGCCGCCTCGACCTCGCCGCCTTCCTGGGTCAAACTATTCGATAG
- a CDS encoding serine hydrolase domain-containing protein, translating into MSAELQVPETTARVLERAVDAGLSGAALGMVDRSGARGTLVLGHAQTQGECRPLDAGMWWDLASLTKPLFTARQVLRAAAEGRLDPDDALSRFLPELAWMQDTALRERTLRQLLSHTAGLPAWAPLYTWGDAALIRARLLQEAWPLGPVGPVVYSDLGYLLLGQVLERVYGQPLRDFRLEDGLTFSPEPGRSVATEVCAWRERLLRGETHDENAGALGGAAGHAGLFGTLDGVLNQAQKLLSGGWLSPVAQAAALRPEAPGRTLAFVGMVPGWSGGGLCGPRAYGHTGFTGTGLWVEPDAGLAWTLLTNRVHPSRHGSTDIQALRRAVGNTLLAAQH; encoded by the coding sequence ATGTCAGCCGAACTGCAAGTCCCGGAAACCACGGCCAGAGTACTGGAGCGCGCCGTAGACGCCGGCCTGAGCGGCGCAGCCCTGGGCATGGTCGACCGCTCGGGCGCGCGCGGCACGCTGGTGCTGGGCCACGCTCAGACTCAGGGGGAATGCCGGCCCCTGGACGCCGGGATGTGGTGGGATCTCGCCAGCCTGACCAAACCGCTGTTCACGGCCCGGCAGGTGCTGCGCGCCGCCGCCGAGGGTCGGCTCGACCCGGACGACGCGCTGAGCCGCTTTCTGCCCGAACTCGCCTGGATGCAGGACACGGCGCTGCGGGAACGCACGCTACGCCAGCTGCTGAGCCATACGGCAGGCCTGCCGGCCTGGGCGCCGCTGTACACCTGGGGCGACGCGGCCCTCATCCGCGCGCGGCTGTTACAGGAGGCGTGGCCGCTGGGCCCCGTGGGCCCGGTCGTCTACTCAGACCTGGGCTACCTGCTGCTGGGGCAGGTGCTGGAGCGGGTCTACGGACAGCCCCTGCGCGATTTCAGACTGGAGGACGGCCTGACCTTCTCACCGGAGCCGGGGCGCAGCGTGGCGACCGAGGTCTGTGCGTGGCGGGAGCGTCTGCTGCGCGGCGAAACCCACGACGAGAACGCCGGAGCATTGGGCGGCGCCGCAGGACACGCGGGACTGTTCGGCACCCTGGACGGCGTGCTGAATCAGGCGCAGAAGCTCCTCAGTGGCGGCTGGCTGTCCCCAGTAGCACAGGCCGCCGCACTGCGCCCGGAAGCGCCTGGGCGCACCCTCGCCTTCGTAGGCATGGTCCCCGGCTGGAGCGGAGGCGGCCTGTGCGGACCACGCGCCTACGGCCATACGGGCTTTACTGGTACGGGCCTGTGGGTCGAACCGGACGCAGGACTCGCCTGGACCCTGCTGACCAATCGGGTCCACCCCTCGCGCCACGGCAGCACCGACATTCAGGCGCTACGCCGGGCCGTAGGCAACACCCTGTTGGCCGCGCAACACTGA